In Rosa chinensis cultivar Old Blush chromosome 1, RchiOBHm-V2, whole genome shotgun sequence, a genomic segment contains:
- the LOC112189416 gene encoding hornerin has product MGRGHGHGHGHGRGRRSRSRSRSGSGGGSHSRKSSAAGPRLSPCEQQEDLVQGYPGATAIVARPNSHGSHGSGSGRGSLGDEYPYEDCQRFLDYLYDATRLCGSDCTSAVATRSYVELFCGIKVLPDELEKKEGH; this is encoded by the exons ATGGGTCGCGGTCATGGTCATGGTCATGGTCATGGTCGTGGTCGCCGTTCACGTTCACGTTCACGTTCAGGTTCAGGAGGAG GATCGCATTCCAGAAAATCAAGTGCAGCTG GTCCTCGATTGAGTCCTTGCGAGCAACAAGAGGATCTTGTCCAGGGTTATCCTGGCGCTACTGCTATCGTTGCTCGTCCAAATTCACATGGGTCACACGGATCTGGGTCTGGGCGCGGGTCTCTTGGTGATGAGTATCCGTATGAGGACTGCCAAAGATTTCTCGATTACCTTTATGAT GCAACACGTTTGTGTGGGAGCGATTGTACCAGTGCTGTAGCAACTCGCAGTTACGTAGAGCTCTTTTGTGGTATTAAGGTGTTACCTGATGAGTTAGAGAAGAAGGAAGGCCACTGA
- the LOC121050951 gene encoding uncharacterized protein LOC121050951, whose amino-acid sequence MAGRLKQLIGNLLKRRSKSEPLSGFSDKPKNLWTHENIEELRKTMNEEQVQKLLDLKLHVTFDPDMPLEKYELSYNPKDFELGHKEGKPKGNEEEVERKAKEGVVEQKVVRQKAKEEVLVMEQKVVKQKAKEEVVVKEQKVKEEAVVVVEQKVKDEAVVVEQKGKDEVLPDELEKKATDAAAADHR is encoded by the exons ATGGCTGGCCGTTTGAAGCAGCTCATTGGCAATTTGCTGAAGCGAAGAAGCAAATCCGAGCCATTATCCGGGTTTTCCGACAAGCCGAAGAATCT TTGGACCCATGAAAATATTGAAGAGTTGAGGAAGACTATGAATGAAGAACAGGTACAAAAGCTGTTAGATTTGAAGCTTCATGTTACGTTTGATCCTGACATGCCTTTGGAAAAGTATGAGCTGAGTTACAATCCAAAGGACTTTGAGCTAGGACACAAGGAGGGAAAGCCAAAGGGCAATGAGGAAGAGGTGGAGCGAAAGGCGAAGGAAGGGGTTGTGGAGCAAAAGGTGGTTAGGCAAAAGGCGAAGGAAGAGGTGTTGGTGATGGAGCAAAAGGTAGTCAAGCAAAAGGCGAAAGaagaggtggtggtgaaggagcAAAAGGTGAAGGAAgaggcggtggtggtggtggagcaaAAGGTGAAGGATGAGGCGGTGGTGGTGGAGCAAAAGGGGAAGGATGAGGTGTTACCTGATGAGTTAGAGAAGAAGGCCACTGATGCAGCAGCTGCAGATCATCGTTGA
- the LOC112196971 gene encoding uncharacterized protein LOC112196971 — protein MMFGGRSMGGGGSMFRSVSRAALTRTTGVAIQEPITSSSSNTSTTTTTATSPSASRNTQKPGSVSNLCLSSPTSPNCGHVSASSGGPNWPTSPQFDDFDWVSVDGSEDVEKAHGFLDDFVLGPVPSGDEVHNAVSALQQVFTPTHHPQFVRDKFGSEYLDKDVADQILSASGSVQRVSSFGTESDWMEPSAYLCNSQPQGCQRVYEAFSLLQNESSVQRMVVSLSSDRAVWDAVMNNEVVRELRESFYTAEDNSSQSSSEDSDDNSTATNFLRWIFQNTYGKVMEVIENITKLFDHLLQPQGSGKTKAEAGNLFEERLRTSVMLSVMVLLVVVVTRTHSA, from the exons ATGATGTTCGGCGGCAGAAGCATGGGCGGCGGAGGAAGTATGTTCCGTTCAGTCAGCAGGGCGGCGCTGACTAGAACTACCGGTGTTGCAATCCAAGAACCCATCACTTCTTCGAGTTCTAACACCAGCACAACCACCACGACTGCTACTAGTCCTTCGGCTTCTAGGAATACCCAGAAACCCGGTTCGGTTAGTAACCTCTGTCTCTCTTCTCCTACCTCTCCGAATTGTGGGCACGTTTCTGCGAGTTCCGGCGGGCCCAACTGGCCCACTTCGCCTCAGTTTGATGATTTCGATTGGGTTTCTGTGGACGGGAGTGAAGATGTTGAGAAAGCTCATGGGTTTCTTGATGACTTTGTTCTTGGACCTGTTCCTTCTGGAGATGAAGTTCACAATGCTGTTTCTGCTCTTCAACA GGTGTTCACTCCTACTCATCATCCCCAGTTCGTCCGGGATAAATTTGGTTCCGAGTACTTGGACAAGGATGTAGCTGATCAGATTTTGAGTGCTTCTGGTTCGGTGCAGCGAGTATCTTCATTTGGGACAGAATCAGATTGGATGGAGCCTTCTGCTTACCTTTGTAATTCCCAGCCTCAGGGATGTCAAAGAGTTTATGAGGCTTTCAGTTTATTGCAGAATGAGTCATCTGTTCAG AGAATGGTGGTTTCATTGTCATCTGATAGAGCAGTTTGGGATGCTGTGATGAATAATGAGGTGGTGAGGGAGCTGAGGGAATCCTTCTATACAG CTGAAGACAATAGTTCCCAGAGTTCATCTGAGGATTCTGATGATAACAGTACAGCAACAAACTTTTTGAGGTGGATCTTTCAAAATACCTATGGAAAGGTAATGGAGGTAATAGAGAACATTACCAAGCTTTTTGATCACTTGCTTCAACCTCAAGGCAGTGGCAAGACGAAGGCTGAAGCTGGTAATCTGTTTGAGGAGAGGCTGAGAACATCGGTCATGCTCTCTGTCATGGTCCTCTTGGTTGTGGTGGTTACTCGAACCCACAGTGCTTGA
- the LOC112197249 gene encoding leucine-rich repeat receptor-like protein kinase TDR isoform X1: MKPPFLRFLFFFSLFFLQASIVLCASNSAPSQLSALLSLKSSLKDPLFTFNGWESKANTEGPVWCSWSGIKCHPNTSLVVSLDLSHRNLSGTIPAEIRYLSSLIHLNLSGNSFAGLLQPAIFQLTQLRILDISHNDFNLTFPPGISKLKFLRVFNAYSNSFTGPLPQEIIRLRFLEKLNLSGSYFEGNIPPGYGNIPQLRELGLAGNVLKGAIPPQLGLLSELTRMEIGYNGFTGGLPVQLTLLSNLTYLDISNNLLSGSLPPELGNLTMLNTLFLFKNQFSGTIPPTLGNLQALQFLDLSDNQLSGSIPAAIATLKQLNRLSLMNNFLVGEIPSQIGELPYLDTLLLWNNSLTGSLPQNLGSNAKLVLVDLSSNSLTGPIPPTLCKGNTLVKLILFSNKFTSHLPPNLASCTSLFRFRIQNNQLNGSIPQGFGSLPNLTFFDLSNNSFSGPIPSDLGNAAKLQYLNISQNPLHTLLPSNIWGAVNLQIFSAISSHLTGKIPDFIGCKSVYKIELQRNNFTGSIPWDIGHCEKLLSLSLSRNSLTGIIPWEISALPSITDLDLSYNFLSGTIPSNFENCRTLETFNVSFNLLTGPIPSSGAIFPNLHPTSFSGNEGLCGAVLAKPCAADTLTAGAVEVDGHEQPKKTAGAIVWIMAAAFGIGLFVLVAGTRCFHASYSRRMEDSPQIGPWKLTAFQRLNFTAEDVLECLQMSDKVIGMGGTGTVYKAEMPGGEIIAVKKLWGKQKESIIRRRRGVLAEVEVLGNVRHRNIVRLLGCCCNRDCTMLLYEYMPNGNLDDLLHGKNKAQNLGADWVTRYKIALGVAQGICYLHHDCDPVIVHRDLKPSNILLDGDMEARVADFGVAKLIQSDESMSVIAGSYGYIAPEYAYTLQVDEKSDIYSFGVVLLEILSGKRSVEAIFGDGNSIVDWVRTKIKSKDGINDVLDKNAGAGCTPVREEMMQMLRIALLCTSRNPADRPSMRDVVLMLIEAKPKRKLLASHVVGRDRSVSCGDIPLPQKPTMEC, translated from the exons ATGAAACCTCCCTTTCTTcgctttctcttcttcttctctctcttctttcttcaagCATCCATAGTCCTCTGTGCTTCAAATTCTGCACCTTCCCAACTCAGTGCCTTGCTCTCCCTCAAATCCTCACTCAAGGATCCTCTCTTTACATTCAATGGCTGGGAGAGCAAGGCTAATACTGAAGGTCCAGTTTGGTGTTCATGGTCTGGAATCAAATGCCACCCCAACACATCCCTAGTAGTCTCTCTAGACCTCTCTCACCGCAATCTTTCCGGTACAATACCAGCTGAAATTCGCTACTTGTCGAGCTTGATTCACCTAAACTTGAGCGGAAACAGCTTTGCTGGACTTCTGCAACCAGCCATTTTCCAACTCACCCAGCTCAGAATCCTTGACATAAGCCACAACGACTTCAACTTAACTTTCCCGCCTGGGATTTCCAAGCTCAAGTTCTTGAGGGTCTTCAATGCTTACAGCAACAGCTTCACTGGTCCTTTACCTCAAGAAATCATCCGACTCAGGTTCCTCGAGAAGCTCAACCTTAGTGGAAGCTACTTCGAAGGTAATATTCCACCAGGGTATGGAAATATTCCCCAACTCCGGGAGCTTGGCCTCGCTGGAAATGTTCTTAAAGGCGCAATACCACCTCAACTGGGGTTGTTATCAGAGCTCACTCGCATGGAGATCGGCTACAACGGCTTCACAGGTGGGCTTCCGGTACAATTGACATTACTATCAAACCTCACCTACTTAGACATCTCCAATAACTTGCTCTCCGGGTCACTCCCACCTGAGCTTGGCAATTTAACCATGCTCAACACATTGTTCCTCTTCAAAAACCAATTTTCGGGCACTATCCCACCCACCCTCGGAAACTTACAAGCTCTCCAATTCCTCGACTTATCAGATAATCAGCTTTCGGGTTCCATCCCAGCCGCCATTGCTACGCTGAAACAGCTCAACAGGCTGAGCTTAATGAACAATTTTTTAGTTGGCGAAATCCCATCCCAAATCGGAGAGCTTCCCTACTTGGATACCCTCCTTCTCTGGAACAACTCCCTCACAGGGTCCCTCCCCCAAAACCTCGGCTCCAATGCGAAGCTCGTCCTCGTCGACCTCTCTTCCAACTCCCTCACAGGTCCAATTCCCCCGACTCTGTGCAAAGGCAACACACTCGTCAAGCTGATCCTCTTCTCAAACAAATTCACCAGCCATCTCCCACCAAATTTAGCCAGTTGTACATCCTTGTTCCGATTCCGCATCCAAAACAACCAACTTAACGGCTCAATCCCTCAGGGCTTCGGCTCCCTCCCCAACCTAACCTTCTTCGACCTCAGCAACAACAGCTTCTCCGGCCCCATCCCCTCCGATCTCGGCAATGCCGCGAAGCTTCAGTACCTAAACATCTCCCAGAACCCTCTCCACACACTCCTCCCATCAAACATCTGGGGCGCTGTTAATCTGCAGATATTCTCCGCCATTTCCAGCCACCTCACCGGAAAAATCCCCGACTTCATCGGCTGCAAGAGCGTCTACAAGATCGAATTACAACGCAACAACTTCACCGGCAGCATTCCCTGGGATATTGGCCACTGCGAGAAGCTTCTGAGCTTAAGCCTGAGCCGGAACTCACTCACCGGAATTATACCATGGGAAATTTCAGCTCTGCCTTCCATAACCGACCTGGACCTCTCCTACAACTTCCTCTCCGGGACCATCCCCTCGAATTTCGAGAATTGCAGAACGCTGGAGACCTTTAACGTCTCGTTTAATCTGTTAACCGGTCCTATTCCGTCTTCCGGTGCGATCTTCCCGAACCTTCATCCGACGTCGTTTTCCGGGAATGAGGGGCTATGCGGCGCCGTTTTGGCCAAGCCGTGCGCGGCGGATACTCTAACGGCTGGAGCTGTTGAGGTTGATGGTCACGAGCAGCCGAAGAAGACGGCCGGCGCGATTGTGTGGATCATGGCGGCGGCGTTCGGGATCGGTCTCTTCGTCCTCGTCGCCGGGACGAGGTGCTTCCACGCGAGCTACAGCCGTCGGATGGAGGATAGCCCCCAGATCGGACCGTGGAAATTGACCGCCTTCCAGCGTTTGAATTTCACGGCGGAGGATGTGCTGGAGTGTTTGCAGATGAGCGATAAGGTGATAGGGATGGGTGGGACCGGGACGGTGTATAAGGCGGAGATGCCAGGTGGGGAGATCATAGCGGTGAAGAAGCTGTGGGGGAAGCAGAAGGAGAGCATAATCCGACGGCGGAGAGGGGTGCTGGCCGAGGTGGAGGTGTTGGGGAACGTGAGGCATAGGAATATAGTGAGATTGTTAGGGTGCTGCTGCAACAGGGACTGCACCATGCTGCTCTACGAGTACATGCCCAATGGCAACTTGGACGACTTGTTGCATGGCAAGAACAAGGCCCAGAATTTGGGCGCGGATTGGGTCACGAGGTACAAGATTGCCCTCGGTGTGGCTCAAGGGATTTGCTACTTACATCACGACTGTGATCCGGTGATCGTCCACCGCGATCTCAAGCCGAGTAACATCCTCTTGGACGGTGACATGGAGGCGAGAGTGGCGGACTTTGGGGTGGCTAAGCTGATCCAGAGCGATGAGTCCATGTCGGTGATCGCCGGTTCCTACGGCTACATTGCACCAG AGTATGCTTATACCCTCCAAGTTGATGAGAAGAGTGACATATACAGCTTCGGGGTTGTGCTATTGGAGATTTTAAGCGGAAAGAGATCGGTGGAGGCGATTTTCGGGGATGGGAATAGCATTGTGGATTGGGTTCGGACGAAAATCAAGAGTAAAGACGGGATCAACGATGTTTTGGACAAGAATGCCGGGGCAGGTTGTACGCCGGTGAGGGAGGAGATGATGCAAATGCTTCGGATTGCGTTGCTTTGCACGAGTAGGAATCCGGCGGACCGGCCGTCCATGAGGGATGTGGTGTTGATGCTCATTGAAGCCAAACCTAAGAGGAAGTTGCTTGCTAGTCATGTTGTTGGTCGTGATCGAAGTGTGAGTTGTGGTGATATTCCTTTGCCACAAAAGCCAACAATGGAATGTTAA
- the LOC112171449 gene encoding 60S ribosomal protein L15 has protein sequence MGAYKYVSEIWRKKQSDVMNFVSRIRVWQYRQEPSIVRVTRPTRPEKARRLGYKAKQGYVIYRVRVRRGGRKRPVAKGIVYGKPTNQGVTQLKFQRSKRSVAEERAGRKLGGLKVLNSYWVNEDSTYKYFEVILVDAAHMTIQNDRRINWICNPVHKHRELRGLTSAGKKYRGLQGKGHLHHKARPSRRANWKRNNTLSLRRYR, from the exons ATGG GGGCTTACAAGTACGTATCGGAGAtatggaggaagaagcagtcggACGTTATGAACTTCGTTTCCAGAATCCGAGTTTGGCAGTACCGCCAGGAACCCTCCATTGTGCGTGTCACTCGTCCCACTCGCCCTGAAAAGGCTCGTCGCTTGGGATACAAGGCCAAGCAG GGTTATGTTATCTACCGGGTGCGTGTGAGGCGTGGTGGACGCAAGAGACCAGTTGCGAAGGGCATTGTGTATGGCAAGCCCACAAACCAGGGTGTTACTCAATTGAAGTTCCAACGCAGCAAGCGCTCAGTTGCAGAGGAGCGTGCAGGTCGCAAACTAGGTGGCCTTAAGGTTCTCAATTCTTACTGGGTTAATGAG GACTCTACATACAAATATTTTGAGGTGATCTTGGTTGATGCTGCCCATATGACCATCCAAAATGACCGAAGGATTAATTGGATCTGCAATCCTGTTCACAAGCACAGAGAGCTTCGTGGACTCACTTCTGCTGGAAAGAAATATAGGGGTCTGCAAGGAAAGGGTCACTTGCACCACAAGGCACGACCTTCAAGGAGGGCCAACTGGAAGAGGAACAACACCCTTTCTCTTCGGCGTTACCGTTGA
- the LOC112197249 gene encoding leucine-rich repeat receptor-like protein kinase TDR isoform X2, whose product MKPPFLRFLFFFSLFFLQASIVLCASNSAPSQLSALLSLKSSLKDPLFTFNGWESKANTEGPVWCSWSGIKCHPNTSLVVSLDLSHRNLSGTIPAEIRYLSSLIHLNLSGNSFAGLLQPAIFQLTQLRILDISHNDFNLTFPPGISKLKFLRVFNAYSNSFTGPLPQEIIRLRFLEKLNLSGSYFEGNIPPGYGNIPQLRELGLAGNVLKGAIPPQLGLLSELTRMEIGYNGFTGGLPVQLTLLSNLTYLDISNNLLSGSLPPELGNLTMLNTLFLFKNQFSGTIPPTLGNLQALQFLDLSDNQLSGSIPAAIATLKQLNRLSLMNNFLVGEIPSQIGELPYLDTLLLWNNSLTGSLPQNLGSNAKLVLVDLSSNSLTGPIPPTLCKGNTLVKLILFSNKFTSHLPPNLASCTSLFRFRIQNNQLNGSIPQGFGSLPNLTFFDLSNNSFSGPIPSDLGNAAKLQYLNISQNPLHTLLPSNIWGAVNLQIFSAISSHLTGKIPDFIGCKSVYKIELQRNNFTGSIPWDIGHCEKLLSLSLSRNSLTGIIPWEISALPSITDLDLSYNFLSGTIPSNFENCRTLETFNVSFNLLTGPIPSSGAIFPNLHPTSFSGNEGLCGAVLAKPCAADTLTAGAVEVDGHEQPKKTAGAIVWIMAAAFGIGLFVLVAGTRCFHASYSRRMEDSPQIGPWKLTAFQRLNFTAEDVLECLQMSDKVIGMGGTGTVYKAEMPGGEIIAVKKLWGKQKESIIRRRRGVLAEVEVLGNVRHRNIVRLLGCCCNRDCTMLLYEYMPNGNLDDLLHGKNKAQNLGADWVTRYKIALGVAQGICYLHHDCDPVIVHRDLKPSNILLDGDMEARVADFGVAKLIQSDESMSVIAGSYGYIAPEFILLGDEI is encoded by the exons ATGAAACCTCCCTTTCTTcgctttctcttcttcttctctctcttctttcttcaagCATCCATAGTCCTCTGTGCTTCAAATTCTGCACCTTCCCAACTCAGTGCCTTGCTCTCCCTCAAATCCTCACTCAAGGATCCTCTCTTTACATTCAATGGCTGGGAGAGCAAGGCTAATACTGAAGGTCCAGTTTGGTGTTCATGGTCTGGAATCAAATGCCACCCCAACACATCCCTAGTAGTCTCTCTAGACCTCTCTCACCGCAATCTTTCCGGTACAATACCAGCTGAAATTCGCTACTTGTCGAGCTTGATTCACCTAAACTTGAGCGGAAACAGCTTTGCTGGACTTCTGCAACCAGCCATTTTCCAACTCACCCAGCTCAGAATCCTTGACATAAGCCACAACGACTTCAACTTAACTTTCCCGCCTGGGATTTCCAAGCTCAAGTTCTTGAGGGTCTTCAATGCTTACAGCAACAGCTTCACTGGTCCTTTACCTCAAGAAATCATCCGACTCAGGTTCCTCGAGAAGCTCAACCTTAGTGGAAGCTACTTCGAAGGTAATATTCCACCAGGGTATGGAAATATTCCCCAACTCCGGGAGCTTGGCCTCGCTGGAAATGTTCTTAAAGGCGCAATACCACCTCAACTGGGGTTGTTATCAGAGCTCACTCGCATGGAGATCGGCTACAACGGCTTCACAGGTGGGCTTCCGGTACAATTGACATTACTATCAAACCTCACCTACTTAGACATCTCCAATAACTTGCTCTCCGGGTCACTCCCACCTGAGCTTGGCAATTTAACCATGCTCAACACATTGTTCCTCTTCAAAAACCAATTTTCGGGCACTATCCCACCCACCCTCGGAAACTTACAAGCTCTCCAATTCCTCGACTTATCAGATAATCAGCTTTCGGGTTCCATCCCAGCCGCCATTGCTACGCTGAAACAGCTCAACAGGCTGAGCTTAATGAACAATTTTTTAGTTGGCGAAATCCCATCCCAAATCGGAGAGCTTCCCTACTTGGATACCCTCCTTCTCTGGAACAACTCCCTCACAGGGTCCCTCCCCCAAAACCTCGGCTCCAATGCGAAGCTCGTCCTCGTCGACCTCTCTTCCAACTCCCTCACAGGTCCAATTCCCCCGACTCTGTGCAAAGGCAACACACTCGTCAAGCTGATCCTCTTCTCAAACAAATTCACCAGCCATCTCCCACCAAATTTAGCCAGTTGTACATCCTTGTTCCGATTCCGCATCCAAAACAACCAACTTAACGGCTCAATCCCTCAGGGCTTCGGCTCCCTCCCCAACCTAACCTTCTTCGACCTCAGCAACAACAGCTTCTCCGGCCCCATCCCCTCCGATCTCGGCAATGCCGCGAAGCTTCAGTACCTAAACATCTCCCAGAACCCTCTCCACACACTCCTCCCATCAAACATCTGGGGCGCTGTTAATCTGCAGATATTCTCCGCCATTTCCAGCCACCTCACCGGAAAAATCCCCGACTTCATCGGCTGCAAGAGCGTCTACAAGATCGAATTACAACGCAACAACTTCACCGGCAGCATTCCCTGGGATATTGGCCACTGCGAGAAGCTTCTGAGCTTAAGCCTGAGCCGGAACTCACTCACCGGAATTATACCATGGGAAATTTCAGCTCTGCCTTCCATAACCGACCTGGACCTCTCCTACAACTTCCTCTCCGGGACCATCCCCTCGAATTTCGAGAATTGCAGAACGCTGGAGACCTTTAACGTCTCGTTTAATCTGTTAACCGGTCCTATTCCGTCTTCCGGTGCGATCTTCCCGAACCTTCATCCGACGTCGTTTTCCGGGAATGAGGGGCTATGCGGCGCCGTTTTGGCCAAGCCGTGCGCGGCGGATACTCTAACGGCTGGAGCTGTTGAGGTTGATGGTCACGAGCAGCCGAAGAAGACGGCCGGCGCGATTGTGTGGATCATGGCGGCGGCGTTCGGGATCGGTCTCTTCGTCCTCGTCGCCGGGACGAGGTGCTTCCACGCGAGCTACAGCCGTCGGATGGAGGATAGCCCCCAGATCGGACCGTGGAAATTGACCGCCTTCCAGCGTTTGAATTTCACGGCGGAGGATGTGCTGGAGTGTTTGCAGATGAGCGATAAGGTGATAGGGATGGGTGGGACCGGGACGGTGTATAAGGCGGAGATGCCAGGTGGGGAGATCATAGCGGTGAAGAAGCTGTGGGGGAAGCAGAAGGAGAGCATAATCCGACGGCGGAGAGGGGTGCTGGCCGAGGTGGAGGTGTTGGGGAACGTGAGGCATAGGAATATAGTGAGATTGTTAGGGTGCTGCTGCAACAGGGACTGCACCATGCTGCTCTACGAGTACATGCCCAATGGCAACTTGGACGACTTGTTGCATGGCAAGAACAAGGCCCAGAATTTGGGCGCGGATTGGGTCACGAGGTACAAGATTGCCCTCGGTGTGGCTCAAGGGATTTGCTACTTACATCACGACTGTGATCCGGTGATCGTCCACCGCGATCTCAAGCCGAGTAACATCCTCTTGGACGGTGACATGGAGGCGAGAGTGGCGGACTTTGGGGTGGCTAAGCTGATCCAGAGCGATGAGTCCATGTCGGTGATCGCCGGTTCCTACGGCTACATTGCACCAG AGTTCATTTTGTTGGGTGACGAAATCTAG
- the LOC112189078 gene encoding uncharacterized protein LOC112189078 — MGLSPSLPALTRSQRQDELVKMCPGGNAKVTRRPKTNPDGSEIVCRTDYEFPDLICDKFIKDLYKAMRLGPEWQVGFYRDQIQQFCGIDVDIDNAIENGSATSPNLVEQN, encoded by the exons ATGGGTCTTTCGCCCTCCCTTCCAG CATTAACTCGTAGTCAGCGACAAGATGAGCTTGTGAAGATGTGTCCAGGTGGCAATGCTAAGGTTACTCGTCGTCCAAAAACAAATCCAGATGGGTCTGAAATTGTTTGCAGAACAGATTATGAGTTTCCTGATTTGATTTGTGACAAATTTATCAAGGACCTCTACaag GCAATGCGATTGGGTCCTGAATGGCAGGTAGGGTTCTATCGCGATCAGATTCAGCAATTTTGTGGTATTGATGTGGACATTGACAACGCGATAGAGAATGGCTCTGCTACTTCCCCTAATTTGGTTGAACAAAATTGA